One genomic region from Athalia rosae chromosome 3, iyAthRosa1.1, whole genome shotgun sequence encodes:
- the LOC105691650 gene encoding translocating chain-associated membrane protein 1: MAAIKGRKSTNKNPPIFSHEFVIQNHADIVSCVAMVFVVGLMVQVTSPLAYTFIAVHHNVSNSLTPGEAPLPEKYTTGWKDACAVFFYFLITIVMHAVIQEYIFDKITKRLHLSKIRLSKFNESSQLIVFYLSSAIWGLDIIIRDNLLINITSLWDDYPALLSFSLKLFFIGQFAYWLHCYPELYFQRAKKEEIFPRVTQATVGLLFTLAAYFFNFQQVGVVLLVLHYIGDALQHSARIIEFTDRSENTARLAFLIANPVYILVRIISIGLATLVFVYGLPQTETSLDYAAGNFNISTVRYAALAAIVLFQFDLLFRFAKEQIKRKQDVNAPVVSKTKSKQKPKKKEGTKKSTQSEDDDLPEVDQATNKNLRSRTAGKAK; this comes from the exons ATGGCAGCGATTAAAGGGCGTAAaagtacaaataaaaatccacCGATATTCAGTCATGAATTTGTTATACAAAATCACGCTGACATCGTGTCCTGTGTGGCCATGGTGTTTGTCGTTGGTTTAATGGTACAG GTGACATCGCCCTTAGCGTACACTTTCATTGCCGTTCATCACAATGTATCAAATTCTTTGACTCCTGGAGAAGCTCCCTTGCCTGAGAAATATACTACAGGATGGAAGGATGCATGTGCCgtgttcttctattttcttatcACTATTGTGATGCATGCAGTTATTCAAGAATATATATTCGAT AAAATCACAAAGCGTCTTCACTTGAGTAAAATAAGGCTTTCGAAGTTTAACGAATCCAGTCAACTGATCGTGTTTTATCTATCCTCTGCTATTTGGGGTCTCGACATAATTATCAG AGATAATCTTCTTATCAACATAACTTCTCTGTGGGATGACTATCCTGCGCTTCTATCATTTTCCTTGAAGCTCTTTTTTATTGGGCAGTTTGCTTACTGGCTTCACTGCTATCCTGAATTGTACTTCCAGCGAgctaaaaaagaggaaatctTCCCCAGAGTAACCCAGGCCACAGTTGGTCTGCTTTTTACCTTAGCAGCATATTTCTTCAA CTTCCAGCAAGTCGGTGTAGTTCTATTAGTCCTCCATTACATCGGAGATGCTTTACAGCACAGTGCACGCATCATAGAATTCACAGATCGCAGTGAAAACACCGCTCGTC TTGCCTTCCTAATTGCTAATCCAGTATACATCTTGGTTCGCATTATTTCAATCGGACTTGCTACTCTGGTCTTTGTGTACGGCTTACCGCAGACTGAAACTTCTCTGGACTACGCTGCTGGAAACTTTAATATTTCAACTGTTCGTTATGCCGCATTAGCGGCGATAGTCCTTTTCCAATTTGATCTCCTATTCAGGTTCGCCAAGGAGCAGATAAAACGCAAACAAGATGTCAACGCTCCTGTAGTCAGCAAGACTAAATCGAAACAGAAGcccaagaaaaaagaaggaa caaaaaaatcTACTCAGTCCGAAGACGACGATCTGCCAGAAGTGGATCAAGCGACTAACAAAAATTTGAGATCTCGTACAGCTGGAAAAGCTAAATGA